The following is a genomic window from Deinococcus aerolatus.
CCAGGAGGACGTGCCGCTGCTGGACGGCCTGACCCTGGACGAGAGCGCCGATCAGGCTGTGGACGTGGTGCTGAGGCGCGTGATGGTGGCCCTGACCCCGCAGGAACGTGCGGAACTGCTGGGCCACCAGGCCGAGAGCGAATCCTCTGAGCTGACGCGGGACAGCGTGGGCGACTGACCGAACCTTGTTTGTTACAGAAAAATGCCCTCCGCGGCGCTGAGGAGGGCTCTTCTGAGGCTCAATTTTCAGCCTATCGCCTTCGCCTTCAGCGCCGCCCGCCGAACATGCCGATCAGGTCGTTCAGGGCGCTGCCGTCGCCATCACGGTCCAGCGCGTTGTTGAGGGTGCCGACGATGCCGCCCGCGCCGCCCTGCTGCGCCTGGGCGTTCTGCGGGGGCAGGCCGGAAATCACCGGGCCACCGCCCAGAACGCCGCCCCGCTCCTGGGTCTGGGGCTGCGGGGTCTGCTGTCCGCTGCCCAAGATGCCCCCTAGCAGGCCGCCCAGTCCGCCAGCCGCGCCGCCGCCCAGCAGGCCACCCAGCATGCCGCCGAGATCACCGCCCCGTCCCTGCTGGCCGCCGCCCTGCTGACGCTGACGGGCCAGGTAACCCAGCACCAGCGGCGCGGCCATGCTCAGGATCTGCATGGCAAGCTGCGGATCAATGCCGGCCCGTTTGCTGACCGCGTTGGCCGCCGACTGCTGCTGGTTGCCAAACACATGGCCCAGGATCTTCTGGCCTTCTTGCACGTTGGGGGCGCTGCCCCGGCTGAACTGCTCCAGGGCGCTGCCGTCGTGCTGGCCCAGGGCACCGGCCAGCGAGGCCGCGCCGTCCGGGCTGCTGGCGTTGCGGGTCATGGCCCCGAGCAGCAGCGGAATGGCCGCCTCCATCGCGCTTTCGGACTGCTGAGGCGTGGCCCCGGTCTGCTGGCTAATCTGCTGCTGCGCGTTGCCCATTCCGCCGAGCATGTTGAAGATATCCATCATGATGTCTGACCTCCTGAGGATGACTGTGGGGCCAGCCTACCTCCGGGGCCTGAGTGGCGGCTTCAGCAATCGCAGACGTTGGGCGGGGTGGCGCTGGAATCCACCGGGGCTGGTCCCGCCGCCCCGCCGCTCCGTGGCCCC
Proteins encoded in this region:
- a CDS encoding DUF937 domain-containing protein, with the protein product MMDIFNMLGGMGNAQQQISQQTGATPQQSESAMEAAIPLLLGAMTRNASSPDGAASLAGALGQHDGSALEQFSRGSAPNVQEGQKILGHVFGNQQQSAANAVSKRAGIDPQLAMQILSMAAPLVLGYLARQRQQGGGQQGRGGDLGGMLGGLLGGGAAGGLGGLLGGILGSGQQTPQPQTQERGGVLGGGPVISGLPPQNAQAQQGGAGGIVGTLNNALDRDGDGSALNDLIGMFGGRR